A stretch of Rhinopithecus roxellana isolate Shanxi Qingling chromosome 12, ASM756505v1, whole genome shotgun sequence DNA encodes these proteins:
- the KLK12 gene encoding kallikrein-12 isoform X3 encodes MAPSVDVTHSRGRWGCLRAPACAAGASLLTAGGSSQRLTAAADPFPDLLQCLNLSIVSHATCSEVYPGRITSNMVCAGGVPGQDACQGDSGGPLVCGGVLQGLVSWGSVGPCGQDGIPGVYTYVCKYVDWIRMIMRSN; translated from the exons ATGGCACCGAGTGTGGACGTAACTCACAGCCGTGGCAGGTGGGGTTGTTTGAGGGCACCAGCCTGCGCTGCGGGGGCGTCCTTATTGACAGCAGGTGGGTCCTCACAGCGGCTCACTGCAGCGGCAG ACCCATTCCCAGATCTGCTCCAGTGCCTCAACCTCTCCATCGTTTCCCATGCCACCTGCAGTGAGGTGTATCCTGGGAGAATCACGAGCAACATGGTGTGTGCAGGCGGCGTCCCAGGGCAGGATGCCTGCCAG gGTGATTCCGGGGGCCCCCTGGTGTGTGGGGGAGTCCTTCAAGGTCTGGTGTCCTGGGGGTCTGTGGGGCCTTGTGGACAAGATGGCATCCCTGGAGTCTACACCTATGTTTGCAAGTATGTGGACTGGATCCGGATGATCATGAGGAGCAACTAA
- the KLK12 gene encoding kallikrein-12 isoform X2, which yields MGPSIFLLLCVLGLSQAATPKIFNGTECGRNSQPWQVGLFEGTSLRCGGVLIDSRWVLTAAHCSGRYWVRLGEHSLSQLDWTEQIRHSGFSVTHPGYLGASTSHEHDLRLLRLRLPVRITSSVRPLPLPSDCATAGTECHVSGWGITNHPWMRCILGESRATWCVQAASQGRMPARVIPGAPWCVGESFKVWCPGGLWGLVDKMASLESTPMFASMWTGSG from the exons ATGGGACCCAGCATCTTTTTGCTCCTGTGTGTTCTTG GGCTCAGCCAGGCAGCCACACCAAAGATTTTCAATGGCACCGAGTGTGGACGTAACTCACAGCCGTGGCAGGTGGGGTTGTTTGAGGGCACCAGCCTGCGCTGCGGGGGCGTCCTTATTGACAGCAGGTGGGTCCTCACAGCGGCTCACTGCAGCGGCAG GTACTGGGTGCGCCTGGGGGAACACAGCCTGAGCCAGCTCGACTGGACCGAGCAGATCCGGCACAGCGGCTTCTCCGTGACCCACCCCGGCTACCTGGGAGCCTCGACGAGCCATGAGCACGACCTCCGGCTTCTGCGGCTGCGCCTGCCCGTCCGCATAACCAGCAGCGTtcgacccctgcccctgcccagtgACTGTGCAACTGCTGGCACCGAGTGCCACGTCTCAGGCTGGGGCATCACCAACCACCCATGGA TGAGGTGTATCCTGGGAGAATCACGAGCAACATGGTGTGTGCAGGCGGCGTCCCAGGGCAGGATGCCTGCCAG gGTGATTCCGGGGGCCCCCTGGTGTGTGGGGGAGTCCTTCAAGGTCTGGTGTCCTGGGGGTCTGTGGGGCCTTGTGGACAAGATGGCATCCCTGGAGTCTACACCTATGTTTGCAAGTATGTGGACTGGATCCGGATGA
- the KLK10 gene encoding kallikrein-10, translating into MRLPHLHLSAASGARALAKLLPLLMAQLWAAEAVLLPENDTRLDPTAYGAPCARGSQPWQVSLFNGLSFHCAGVLVDQSWVLTAAHCGNKPLWARVGDDHLLLLQGEQLRRTTRSVVHPKYHQGSGPILPRRTDEHDLMLLKLARPVVPGPRVRALQLPYHCAQPGDQCQVAGWGTTAARRVKYSKGLTCSSVTILSPKECEVFYPGVVTNNMICAGLDRGQDPCQSDSGGPLVCDETLQGILSWGVYPCGSAQHPAVYTQICKYMSWINKVIRSN; encoded by the exons ATGAGACTCCCGCACCTCCACCTCTCCGCCGCCTCTGGCGCCCGGGCTCTGGCGAAGCTGCTGCCGCTGCTGATGGCGCAACTCTGGG cCGCGGAGGCGGTGCTGCTCCCCGAAAACGACACGCGCTTGGACCCCACAGCCTACGGCGCCCCGTGCGCGCGAGGCTCGCAGCCCTGGCAGGTCTCGCTCTTCAACGGCCTCTCGTTCCACTGCGCGGGTGTCCTGGTGGACCAGAGTTGGGTGCTGACGGCCGCGCACTGCGGGAACAA GCCACTGTGGGCTCGAGTCGGGGATGACCACCTGCTGCTTCTTCAGGGCGAGCAGCTCCGCCGGACCACTCGCTCTGTTGTCCATCCCAAGTACCACCAGGGCTCAGGCCCCATCCTGCCAAGGCGAACGGATGAGCACGACCTCATGTTGCTGAAGCTGGCCAGGCCTGTAGTGCCAGGGCCCCGTGTCCGGGCCCTGCAGCTTCcctaccactgtgcccagcccggaGACCAGTGCCAGGTCGCTGGCTGGGGCACCACGGCCGCCCGGAGAG TGAAGTACAGCAAAGGCCTGACCTGCTCCAGCGTCACTATTCTGAGCCCTAAAGAGTGTGAGGTCTTCTACCCTGGCGTGGTCACCAACAATATGATATGCGCCGGCCTGGACCGCGGCCAGGACCCTTGCCAG AGTGACTCAGGAGGCCCCCTGGTCTGTGACGAGACCCTCCAAGGCATCCTGTCATGGGGTGTTTACCCCTGTGGCTCTGCCCAGCATCCAGCTGTCTACACCCAGATCTGCAAATACATGTCCTGGATCAATAAAGTCATACGCTCCAACTGA
- the KLK11 gene encoding kallikrein-11 isoform X1, protein MQRLRWLQDWKSSGRGLAAAKEPGARPSPLQAMRILQLIMLALATGLVGGETRIIKGFECKPHSQPWQAALFEKTRLLCGATLIAPSWLLTAAHCRKPRYIVHLGEHNLQKQDGCEQTRTATESFPHPGFNNSLPNKDHRNDIMLVKMASPAFITWAVRPLTLSSRCVTAGTSCLISGWGSTSSPQLRLPHSLRCANITIIEHQKCENAYPNNITDTMVCASVQEGGKDSCQGDSGGPLVCNHSLQGIISWGQDPCAITRKPGVYTKVCKYVDWIQETMKNN, encoded by the exons ATGCAGAGGTTGAGGTGGCTGCAGGACTGGAAGTCATCGGGCAGAGGTCTCGCAGCAGCCA AAGAACCTGGGGCCCGCCCCTCCCCCCTCCAGGCCATGAGGATTCTGCAGTTAATCATGCTTGCTCTGGCGACAG GGCTCGTAGGGGGAGAGACCAGGATCATCAAGGGGTTCGAGTGCAAGCCTCACTCCCAGCCCTGGCAGGCAGCCCTGTTCGAGAAGACGCGGTTGCTCTGTGGGGCGACCCTCATTGCCCCCAGCTGGCTCCTGACAGCAGCCCACTGCCGCAAGCC ccgctACATAGTTCACCTGGGGGAACATAACCTCCAGAAGCAGGATGGCTGTGAGCAGACCCGGACAGCCACTGAGTCCTTCCCCCACCCCGGCTTCAACAACAGCCTCCCCAACAAAGACCACCGCAATGACATCATGCTGGTGAAGATGGCGTCGCCAGCCTTCATCACCTGGGCTGTGCGACCCCTCACCCTCTCCTCACGCTGTGTCACCGCTGGCACCAGCTGCCTCATTTCCGGCTGGGGCAGCACGTCCAGCCCCCAGT TACGCCTGCCTCACAGCTTGCGATGCGCCAACATCACCATCATTGAGCATCAAAAGTGTGAGAACGCCTACCCCAACAACATCACAGACACCATGGTGTGCGCCAGCGTTCAGGAAGGGGGCAAAGACTCCTGCCAG GGTGACTCCGGGGGCCCTCTGGTCTGTAACCACTCTCTTCAAGGCATTATTTCCTGGGGCCAGGATCCGTGTGCGATCACCCGAAAGCCTGGTGTCTACACGAAAGTCTGCAAATACGTGGACTGGATCCAGGAGACGATGAAGAACAATTAG
- the KLK11 gene encoding kallikrein-11 isoform X4: MRILQLIMLALATGLVGGETRIIKGFECKPHSQPWQAALFEKTRLLCGATLIAPSWLLTAAHCRKPRYIVHLGEHNLQKQDGCEQTRTATESFPHPGFNNSLPNKDHRNDIMLVKMASPAFITWAVRPLTLSSRCVTAGTSCLISGWGSTSSPQLRLPHSLRCANITIIEHQKCENAYPNNITDTMVCASVQEGGKDSCQGDSGGPLVCNHSLQGIISWGQDPCAITRKPGVYTKVCKYVDWIQETMKNN; this comes from the exons ATGAGGATTCTGCAGTTAATCATGCTTGCTCTGGCGACAG GGCTCGTAGGGGGAGAGACCAGGATCATCAAGGGGTTCGAGTGCAAGCCTCACTCCCAGCCCTGGCAGGCAGCCCTGTTCGAGAAGACGCGGTTGCTCTGTGGGGCGACCCTCATTGCCCCCAGCTGGCTCCTGACAGCAGCCCACTGCCGCAAGCC ccgctACATAGTTCACCTGGGGGAACATAACCTCCAGAAGCAGGATGGCTGTGAGCAGACCCGGACAGCCACTGAGTCCTTCCCCCACCCCGGCTTCAACAACAGCCTCCCCAACAAAGACCACCGCAATGACATCATGCTGGTGAAGATGGCGTCGCCAGCCTTCATCACCTGGGCTGTGCGACCCCTCACCCTCTCCTCACGCTGTGTCACCGCTGGCACCAGCTGCCTCATTTCCGGCTGGGGCAGCACGTCCAGCCCCCAGT TACGCCTGCCTCACAGCTTGCGATGCGCCAACATCACCATCATTGAGCATCAAAAGTGTGAGAACGCCTACCCCAACAACATCACAGACACCATGGTGTGCGCCAGCGTTCAGGAAGGGGGCAAAGACTCCTGCCAG GGTGACTCCGGGGGCCCTCTGGTCTGTAACCACTCTCTTCAAGGCATTATTTCCTGGGGCCAGGATCCGTGTGCGATCACCCGAAAGCCTGGTGTCTACACGAAAGTCTGCAAATACGTGGACTGGATCCAGGAGACGATGAAGAACAATTAG
- the KLK11 gene encoding kallikrein-11 isoform X2, with protein sequence MQRLRWLQDWKSSGRGLAAAKEPGARPSPLQAMRILQLIMLALATGLVGGETRIIKGFECKPHSQPWQAALFEKTRLLCGATLIAPSWLLTAAHCRKPRYIVHLGEHNLQKQDGCEQTRTATESFPHPGFNNSLPNKDHRNDIMLVKMASPAFITWAVRPLTLSSRCVTAGTSCLISGWGSTSSPQLRLPHSLRCANITIIEHQKCENAYPNNITDTMVCASVQEGGKDSCQDPCAITRKPGVYTKVCKYVDWIQETMKNN encoded by the exons ATGCAGAGGTTGAGGTGGCTGCAGGACTGGAAGTCATCGGGCAGAGGTCTCGCAGCAGCCA AAGAACCTGGGGCCCGCCCCTCCCCCCTCCAGGCCATGAGGATTCTGCAGTTAATCATGCTTGCTCTGGCGACAG GGCTCGTAGGGGGAGAGACCAGGATCATCAAGGGGTTCGAGTGCAAGCCTCACTCCCAGCCCTGGCAGGCAGCCCTGTTCGAGAAGACGCGGTTGCTCTGTGGGGCGACCCTCATTGCCCCCAGCTGGCTCCTGACAGCAGCCCACTGCCGCAAGCC ccgctACATAGTTCACCTGGGGGAACATAACCTCCAGAAGCAGGATGGCTGTGAGCAGACCCGGACAGCCACTGAGTCCTTCCCCCACCCCGGCTTCAACAACAGCCTCCCCAACAAAGACCACCGCAATGACATCATGCTGGTGAAGATGGCGTCGCCAGCCTTCATCACCTGGGCTGTGCGACCCCTCACCCTCTCCTCACGCTGTGTCACCGCTGGCACCAGCTGCCTCATTTCCGGCTGGGGCAGCACGTCCAGCCCCCAGT TACGCCTGCCTCACAGCTTGCGATGCGCCAACATCACCATCATTGAGCATCAAAAGTGTGAGAACGCCTACCCCAACAACATCACAGACACCATGGTGTGCGCCAGCGTTCAGGAAGGGGGCAAAGACTCCTGCCAG GATCCGTGTGCGATCACCCGAAAGCCTGGTGTCTACACGAAAGTCTGCAAATACGTGGACTGGATCCAGGAGACGATGAAGAACAATTAG
- the KLK12 gene encoding kallikrein-12 isoform X1 — protein sequence MGPSIFLLLCVLGLSQAATPKIFNGTECGRNSQPWQVGLFEGTSLRCGGVLIDSRWVLTAAHCSGRYWVRLGEHSLSQLDWTEQIRHSGFSVTHPGYLGASTSHEHDLRLLRLRLPVRITSSVRPLPLPSDCATAGTECHVSGWGITNHPWNPFPDLLQCLNLSIVSHATCSEVYPGRITSNMVCAGGVPGQDACQGDSGGPLVCGGVLQGLVSWGSVGPCGQDGIPGVYTYVCKYVDWIRMIMRSN from the exons ATGGGACCCAGCATCTTTTTGCTCCTGTGTGTTCTTG GGCTCAGCCAGGCAGCCACACCAAAGATTTTCAATGGCACCGAGTGTGGACGTAACTCACAGCCGTGGCAGGTGGGGTTGTTTGAGGGCACCAGCCTGCGCTGCGGGGGCGTCCTTATTGACAGCAGGTGGGTCCTCACAGCGGCTCACTGCAGCGGCAG GTACTGGGTGCGCCTGGGGGAACACAGCCTGAGCCAGCTCGACTGGACCGAGCAGATCCGGCACAGCGGCTTCTCCGTGACCCACCCCGGCTACCTGGGAGCCTCGACGAGCCATGAGCACGACCTCCGGCTTCTGCGGCTGCGCCTGCCCGTCCGCATAACCAGCAGCGTtcgacccctgcccctgcccagtgACTGTGCAACTGCTGGCACCGAGTGCCACGTCTCAGGCTGGGGCATCACCAACCACCCATGGA ACCCATTCCCAGATCTGCTCCAGTGCCTCAACCTCTCCATCGTTTCCCATGCCACCTGCAGTGAGGTGTATCCTGGGAGAATCACGAGCAACATGGTGTGTGCAGGCGGCGTCCCAGGGCAGGATGCCTGCCAG gGTGATTCCGGGGGCCCCCTGGTGTGTGGGGGAGTCCTTCAAGGTCTGGTGTCCTGGGGGTCTGTGGGGCCTTGTGGACAAGATGGCATCCCTGGAGTCTACACCTATGTTTGCAAGTATGTGGACTGGATCCGGATGATCATGAGGAGCAACTAA
- the KLK11 gene encoding kallikrein-11 isoform X3: MQRLRWLQDWKSSGRGLAAARLVGGETRIIKGFECKPHSQPWQAALFEKTRLLCGATLIAPSWLLTAAHCRKPRYIVHLGEHNLQKQDGCEQTRTATESFPHPGFNNSLPNKDHRNDIMLVKMASPAFITWAVRPLTLSSRCVTAGTSCLISGWGSTSSPQLRLPHSLRCANITIIEHQKCENAYPNNITDTMVCASVQEGGKDSCQGDSGGPLVCNHSLQGIISWGQDPCAITRKPGVYTKVCKYVDWIQETMKNN; this comes from the exons ATGCAGAGGTTGAGGTGGCTGCAGGACTGGAAGTCATCGGGCAGAGGTCTCGCAGCAGCCA GGCTCGTAGGGGGAGAGACCAGGATCATCAAGGGGTTCGAGTGCAAGCCTCACTCCCAGCCCTGGCAGGCAGCCCTGTTCGAGAAGACGCGGTTGCTCTGTGGGGCGACCCTCATTGCCCCCAGCTGGCTCCTGACAGCAGCCCACTGCCGCAAGCC ccgctACATAGTTCACCTGGGGGAACATAACCTCCAGAAGCAGGATGGCTGTGAGCAGACCCGGACAGCCACTGAGTCCTTCCCCCACCCCGGCTTCAACAACAGCCTCCCCAACAAAGACCACCGCAATGACATCATGCTGGTGAAGATGGCGTCGCCAGCCTTCATCACCTGGGCTGTGCGACCCCTCACCCTCTCCTCACGCTGTGTCACCGCTGGCACCAGCTGCCTCATTTCCGGCTGGGGCAGCACGTCCAGCCCCCAGT TACGCCTGCCTCACAGCTTGCGATGCGCCAACATCACCATCATTGAGCATCAAAAGTGTGAGAACGCCTACCCCAACAACATCACAGACACCATGGTGTGCGCCAGCGTTCAGGAAGGGGGCAAAGACTCCTGCCAG GGTGACTCCGGGGGCCCTCTGGTCTGTAACCACTCTCTTCAAGGCATTATTTCCTGGGGCCAGGATCCGTGTGCGATCACCCGAAAGCCTGGTGTCTACACGAAAGTCTGCAAATACGTGGACTGGATCCAGGAGACGATGAAGAACAATTAG
- the KLK9 gene encoding kallikrein-9 encodes MKLGLLCALLSLLAGHGWADTRAIGAEECRPNSQPWQAGLFHLTRLFCGATLISDRWLLTAAHCRKPYLWVRLGEHHLWKWEGPEQLFRVTDFFPHPGFNKDLSANDHNDDIMLIHLPRQAHLSPAVQPLNLSQTCVSPGTQCLISGWGAVSSPKALFPVTLQCANISILENKLCHWAYPGHISDSMLCAGLWEGGRGSCQGDSGGPLVCNGTLAGVVSGGAEPCSRPRRPAVYTSVCHYLDWIQEIMEN; translated from the exons ATGAAGCTGGGACTCCTCTGTGCTCTGCTCTCTCTGCTGGCAG GGCATGGCTGGGCAGACACCCGCGCCATCGGGGCCGAGGAATGTCGCCCCAACTCCCAGCCTTGGCAGGCTGGCCTCTTCCACCTCACCCGGCTCTTCTGTGGGGCGACCCTCATCAGTGACCGCTGGCTGCTCACAGCTGCCCACTGCCGCAAGCC GTATCTGTGGGTCCGCCTTGGAGAGCACCACCTCTGGAAATGGGAGGGTCCAGAGCAGCTGTTCCGGGTCACAGACTTCTTCCCCCACCCTGGCTTCAACAAGGACCTCAGTGCCAATGACCACAATGATGACATCATGCTGATCCACCTGCCCAGGCAGGCACATCTGAGTCCTGCTGTGCAGCCCCTCAACCTCAGCCAGACCTGTGTCTCCCCAGGCACACAATGTCTCATATCCGGCTGGGGGGCCGTGTCCAGCCCCAAGG CGCTGTTTCCAGTCACACTGCAGTGTGCCAACATCAGCATCCTGGAGAACAAACTCTGTCACTGGGCATACCCCGGCCACATCTCGGACAGCATGCTCTGTGCGGGCCTGTGGGAGGGGGGCCGAGGTTCCTGCCAG ggtgactctgggggccccctGGTTTGCAATGGAACCTTGGCAGGTGTGGTGTCTGGGGGTGCTGAGCCCTGCTCCAGACCCCGGCGCCCAGCAGTCTACACCAGCGTATGCCACTACCTTGACTGGATCCAAGAAATCATGGAGAACTGA